In Syngnathus scovelli strain Florida chromosome 16, RoL_Ssco_1.2, whole genome shotgun sequence, the genomic stretch TTCTTAACTTGCTATGTGTCCGCTTCTGTCAAGGTGTTCAACTTTCTGCTCTTGTAGTTACCGgcgtttgtcattttcccacctGCGGCCTCGGTGGCCGCCCGCTTTGCTAACTGGCTTCTTAGATCAACCAAATAaaccaagataagttgtttactCCTTCATTTATGTCACTTGTTTGGACGAGACTGCATCTAGTCACTGGTCACCTTTTAGGTGCTTGCTAATCATCCAGTACTGGCTAACCAACTCGTAGTTTGCAAACCAGATTTTCTACTACTTATCTTATAGTCAACGTTTCGGCATATGTCTACTCGCCTCCTCAGAGTTACTATATTTACTAATCGTCCTCTGCTTTGCTCGTTGTCCTCTCGACATCCAACAAGTCTGACTTCCTGGTGATTGCCGTCCCAAGTTGTCCTCGGCTCTGGTTTTCATCTCATCTTAATCTTGTCATGTAGTCATCTGCCTGTCTCAGACAAATCCAGGTGGTTCAGTGCGGGTTTAGTTAGGTGTAGTTCCgccctctccccccccccaatcacCTCGATGTGGTTTCCTGTTCATCGGTGTGAAGATCTTCTTCCATCGCGGCAGAGGAGCCCGCTTTGAGCGCGTGTGGCGTTGAAAGCGGCGGGCGATTGGCCTAGAGGAGCAGGAAGGGGGCGGGAGTAAGTCGTTGCCAGATGAGCCCGCGTCGGCGGCGAGGAGCCCGAAACGGCTGACCGGCCCAGATCTACTCGCACATTGACCGCCGTTGCTGAGGCGCCGTTGCTGAGGTGACGTCACGGCGTCGTTTTTCCCCGCGTGCACCTGGCTGACGGGAAGTCCTCCAGTTCGCCTTCATCCTGTCATTGACGCTTCTTTCTCTGTACCTCGCACACCCTTCATACAAGATGGCTGCCTGACACGCTCTGAAAACACTCGACAGCCAAAAAGGTTTCACCTTTTTGTCTTCTTCTACATCATCTTTATTTTGTTCTACTTGGTCTTATGTCTTCTCCTTCGCCTCCTCTTTGTCCATCATCTACTTCATCATCTTTATGTTAACTCAATTCTTCATTTTTATCATCATCTGCTTTGTCGTCATCTTCATCCTCACTGTTTTCTCCTTTGTTCACAAGGACACAAAGTTCAGCGGCAGCGGCGCTGCGACTTCCTGAGTGTGGCGTGTCGGCCATGTTGTCTTCCTTTGACGTGAGTTGTGGGTGATCCGTTTTTGCCCTGCCCGCTTTTTGACTGGCGTTGTGGTTACATCCTTAGGTCGCATCTCTGCTCCTGCCCGCACTGGTGTCGGCCGCCGTGTTGGCGTGCGGCGTCGCCCTGGCGTTGGCATGTCTTCACTGCAGGGACAATGGACCACCCGGTTCGCATGATGTCACTTCTCGTCACCTTCTGTCATCAATGTGTTCAACtgaactgtttttattttctgttttggtGTCGTCAGTTTCCATTCCAGATGCACGCTACACCAGCATGTACATCCCGTGAGTTGAACGCTTTGGTGGAACCGATCACAATGCGACCAATCACTTTCGGGTCGCACTCGATATTTTTTGTCCCTGAAACACAGGTCCACTCAATTCAATTTTTGTCTCTCACACACAGGTCCTCTCAATTCACACTGGTCCATCCACGTAAGTTGTTTAGCTCCAGAAGCTTACGTTTATGGCTAAAGCTAACAAGCTAAATTAGATGAGGCCTCAAGGAAGAACTATTGAAACCTGCTCAGACAAGGAAGTGAAACATGTAAGACGACCAATTGCAATCCATTTTCTGGATGAACGAGAACATCCGCAGCCATCTGACAACTGTTTATCGCTAAAACTAAATTTGGCAGAAGCTAAGAAACTAAATGACTATGTTGCATTTTGAAGCAAGTTTGTGGCAGAAGCAGATATGGCAGATGctaaaaatgacaaattaaaAGCTAACACATTTGAAGCAAAGGTTTGTGGAGGCTaacaaaggaagcttttatcagCACAAACTTTTACTGATTTGCAGATCAGTCGACTCACCTGACTCCTGGCCCGCCGTCACCTTTGTGAGTTGCGCCACATTCTGGACTTTCGTGTCTTATCTGTCATGTTCCTCATCACATCTTTAATGACATTCTTCACATGGTTGATGTTCACATCTTTCATGTTCCAAGCATTCCCGCTTTGGGTGGTGGAAGTCAGCGCAGCGGAAGATCCGACAGAGAGCTATCAGAAAGCGGTGAGATGAAAGGATGAAAAAGTTCCACCAAGTtgaaggacatttttttttagtcctgGTCTTCTTTCTGCAGAAAGTAACCACAGCTACCAGAACTCCCACAATGGTGAGCCTTCAAATACCTTCACACGCTTGTTCTGATTCTGGTTTTCCTTCATGTTCGGGGCTTTTTTTTGtacttctactatttcttcagTTAGTGTTTTTCTTGTGCTTTGGGTTCTTCTTCTACATCTTTGCTGAACTCTGTCTCTGGTCTGAGGaactgaaaaagacaaaatgctgGCTGGCCCTGTAGTGGAGGTTCAGCACTTTGAGTTGTGTGAGTGGAAATATAAGAATTGTTATCCAAAGAGaaatgcatgatttttttttgtttgtcgttTGTTTCCACAGAACAAGAATCTCTTGGTCCAGATTACATGTAAGTTCTACAGGTTGTTGGCATCACAGTGCCTGCCATGTCCTGTCTGATCTTGTCCTTGTTGTCGGTCTTGCAGAATCGTGTTGCCAGGAGACGAGCCTCCTGCTGCCAATCTTAGCGGCGCCTCCACGCCAAGCTCAGGTAGCATCCGACGCACTTGCCGGCTTTTCTCGGTAGTGGTcatttaaaaatggacaccacgTCTTTGTTGCAGGCGAACTGCACAGCTACGAGAACGTCCAATGTAAGCACCTGCAAAGATCACCAACCTATGTTACTGCTGACTTCCTGTCTTAGAGCCTGTCTTAGCTAACTGTCTCTCCTCAGCTCACCCTGGCTACCTGAACGTGACTGCGCTTCCTCCAGAGGGTAAGTTGATCGTCATCGTTGTCAATCTGATTGGCAAGCAGGAAGTGGAACCTTGTCAGGAAGGTGGGCAGCGCCCTTGCTGCCTCCTCCCTGATGGATTGATGCTTACTTCCAGGTGAGACGCCAACGTTGTCGTCCCAAAGGGATGAAGACGACGACGACAGCGATGACGGCGAGGAGAAGTACGTCAATCAACCCAGCGTAAGTGGAGATAAGCTTCAGAAGATTCCCAATTGGATGTCTTGTCAATGGCGAGCATCAGATGAGTTACTTTGCCTTGCAGGTGATGTCATCTAGCCCGCTGCATGATGGGATGTAAAGAGGAATGGAGCTTGACCAATGTCAAtgtcgttttgttttttataatttttttgttgAACTGACGACTCCTGAGAATGTTTTCATCCACACTAGTGTTTTTCAATGTAATTAAAGTTGACAAAAATCATTTCCTGTGCTCATTGGCGTTACAAGCAAATGTCTGATAAGAATTTAGATTCTTATATTTAATATAAGAATGCTCATGTTGGGGTAGAAGTGCGGCTCCTGCTCCGAAGCACAAGGTGGCAGTGTTGCATCATGTGGTTGTTTATGATGCACTACCGGAAGAAGAAGGCGAAGGGGAAGAAGAAGGCACTCGAGGGCGGCAGCGAGTGAGCCATTTTGTATCGAACGTAGTTTTGAGATGAAGGATTAAATGCTCTCTTAAGAAGATTGCGttcttaaaaacaaacaatcgAACAAAAATAACGAGCTTGGGCGGGATCCAACGCCGAGTGAGAAGGCGACCACCAGTGAGTTGGGTgtgattagttttgtttttctcaggAAGGCGAACAGCACTCGGCGGGCGGCAGCACCATGAGTTTTTACGGAAGGCCTCCGCCTGACGTCGACGGCATGACTTCCCTCAAAGTGGACAACCTGACGTACCGCACCACGCCGGAGACCCTGCGGCACGTCTTCGAGAAGTACGGCCGCGTCGGGGACGTGTACATCCCGCGAGACCGCTACTCCAAGGATAGCCGCGGCTTCGCCTTCGTCCGCTTCAACGACAAGCGTGACGCGGAGGACGCCATGGACGCCATGGACGGCGCGC encodes the following:
- the LOC125983285 gene encoding uncharacterized protein; the protein is MLSSFDVASLLLPALVSAAVLACGVALALACLHCRDNGPPVSIPDARYTSMYIPSSQFTLVHPHQSTHLTPGPPSPFIPALGGGSQRSGRSDRELSESESNHSYQNSHNEQESLGPDYIIVLPGDEPPAANLSGASTPSSGELHSYENVQSHPGYLNVTALPPEGETPTLSSQRDEDDDDSDDGEEKYVNQPSVMSSSPLHDGM